From Clarias gariepinus isolate MV-2021 ecotype Netherlands chromosome 2, CGAR_prim_01v2, whole genome shotgun sequence, one genomic window encodes:
- the LOC128541609 gene encoding trace amine-associated receptor 13c-like → MHLLMNLSEFNQSDRCEHFSCPERSVSPAVYILLYVCSAAVVLLTVCGNLLVIISVFHFKQLHTPTNMLVLSLAVSDFLIGALVMPPMLIWTTESCWIFKKCYCIIFFVTAYILTSLSIYHIALIAVDRYLALSNPFLYTNTISTRTMSIVVSSNWCASLVYNAALCYFNGSGTSSVMCPGECYLFLNVVWSVVDLVITFIFPCSVIIIFYTLVFVIAKKHATAIRELNNHTRPKTQKISSHSMKSERKAAKVLGILVSVFLVCLLPYFIYSLLGDLIELQTETFLKVFIVLYLNSTINPVIYALFYPWFRKCIKLIITLQIFQTDSALISVLL, encoded by the coding sequence atgcatcTATTGATGAACCTGTCAGAGTTTAACCAGTCTGATCGCTGTGAGCATTTCTCCTGTCCAGAGAGATCTGTATCTCCTGCAGTTTATATCTTATTATatgtgtgttcagctgctgtGGTTCTGCTAACAGTTTGTGGAAATCTGCTCGtcatcatctctgtttttcacttcaagcagcttcacacaccgACTAACATGCTCGTGCTCTCTCTGGCGGTGTCGGATTTCCTCATTGGGGCGTTGGTGATGCCACCGATGTTAATCTGGACCACTGAGTCATgctggatttttaaaaagtgttactgcataattttttttgtaactgctTATATTCTCACAAGCCTGTCTATATATCATATTGCTCTGATCGCTGTGGATCGGTATTTGGCTCTCTCAAACCCATTTctctacacaaacacaatctcTACCAGGACTATGAGCATTGTGGTTTCCTCCAACTGGTGTGCTTCTTTGGTTTATAACGCAGCACTCTGTTATTTTAATGGAAGCGGCACAAGTTCTGTAATGTGTCCTGGAGAGTGTTATCTTTTTCTAAATGTGGTTTGGTCTGTAGTTGATCTTGTAATAACCTTTATTTTCCCATGTTCTGTCATAATCATATTTTACACTCTGGTGTTTGTAattgctaagaaacatgccactgcgatcagagagcttaataatcacacacgGCCCAAAACACAGAAAATCAGCTCACACTCAATGAAGtctgagagaaaagcagctaaagtcctcGGCATTTTGGTTTCtgtgtttctggtgtgtttacttccatattttatttatagtttattagGTGATCTTATTGAGCTACAGACAGAAACATTTCTTAAAGTCTTTATTGTGTTATATCTTAATTCCACCATTAATCCAGTTATTTATGCTCTGTTTTATCCATGGTTTAGAAAgtgcattaaattaattataactcTGCAAATATTCCAAACGGACTCTGCATTAATCAGTGTACTTTTATGA